The Sphingobacterium bambusae genome includes a window with the following:
- a CDS encoding glycoside hydrolase family 28 protein produces the protein MIKKLIGSILLNVSLLCAMAQDAHWTMASQPLAEIKTLKKQIVAPQFRKKDYLISTFGAKGDGSSINTEAFRKAIDQCNKDGGGRVVVPKGTFLTGAIYLKSNVNLYVSEGATILFSRDSSDYPMVFTRWEGMECMNFSPFIYAYEEENIAITGKGILDGNANNDHWWYWCGARQYGWQENRPGEQKPARAILHQQMAEELDPRQRIYGDGHFLRPNFVQPYHCKNVWIADVKMINSPMWNLNPVLCENVLIERVKIVSHGPNNDGCDPEACKNVWIKDCYFDTGDDCIAIKSGRDEDGRNIGRPAENHIIENCMMKDGHGGVVIGSEIAGGARNIYALNNVMDSPNLDRALRIKTSSSRGGVIENVFFYNTEVGQYKEAAVRFNMFYEKPGKHIPTIRNVWVENLNVKGGGKYAVLSNAYESSPVTNFTMINCRIDGVQEPYKVDHLEQVTLKNVVINGKAITSFD, from the coding sequence ATGATAAAGAAATTGATCGGCAGTATCCTCTTAAATGTAAGCCTCCTTTGCGCTATGGCGCAAGATGCACATTGGACTATGGCTTCCCAACCGCTTGCTGAAATTAAAACATTGAAGAAACAGATTGTTGCTCCCCAGTTCCGTAAAAAAGATTACCTGATTTCGACCTTTGGCGCAAAGGGAGATGGATCGTCCATAAACACGGAAGCTTTTCGGAAAGCTATCGACCAATGCAATAAAGACGGTGGCGGCCGCGTGGTCGTGCCTAAAGGCACTTTCTTGACAGGAGCAATCTACTTGAAAAGTAATGTTAATTTGTATGTTAGCGAAGGAGCAACAATTTTATTTAGCCGCGATAGCTCCGATTATCCTATGGTGTTTACCCGTTGGGAAGGTATGGAATGTATGAATTTTTCACCTTTCATCTACGCCTATGAGGAAGAGAATATAGCGATTACCGGAAAAGGCATTTTGGATGGAAACGCTAATAACGATCATTGGTGGTATTGGTGTGGAGCACGTCAATATGGGTGGCAGGAGAATAGACCCGGCGAGCAAAAGCCTGCCCGAGCAATCTTGCATCAGCAGATGGCGGAAGAGCTTGACCCTAGGCAGCGAATATATGGCGATGGACATTTCCTGCGACCCAACTTTGTGCAGCCTTACCATTGTAAAAATGTGTGGATCGCCGATGTGAAAATGATCAATTCGCCGATGTGGAACCTTAACCCAGTCTTGTGTGAGAATGTGCTTATAGAACGTGTGAAAATTGTAAGCCATGGTCCTAATAATGACGGGTGCGACCCGGAAGCCTGCAAAAATGTATGGATTAAAGATTGTTATTTTGATACCGGAGATGATTGTATTGCAATCAAATCAGGACGCGATGAAGATGGCCGGAATATTGGTCGTCCAGCCGAAAACCACATCATCGAAAACTGTATGATGAAAGATGGGCATGGAGGTGTCGTGATCGGAAGTGAGATCGCTGGCGGCGCAAGGAATATTTACGCGCTAAACAACGTGATGGATAGTCCAAATCTGGACAGAGCACTGCGCATAAAGACAAGCTCTAGCCGCGGAGGCGTCATCGAGAATGTCTTTTTCTATAATACCGAAGTAGGGCAATATAAGGAAGCCGCCGTGCGGTTCAATATGTTCTATGAAAAGCCGGGCAAGCATATTCCGACGATCCGCAATGTATGGGTGGAAAACTTGAACGTAAAGGGTGGCGGTAAGTATGCGGTATTGTCCAATGCCTACGAGTCTTCGCCAGTAACGAATTTTACGATGATAAATTGCCGTATTGATGGTGTTCAAGAGCCCTATAAAGTAGATCACCTCGAGCAGGTAACGCTCAAAAATGTAGTTATCAACGGGAAAGCGATTACTTCATTTGATTGA
- a CDS encoding GntR family transcriptional regulator: MQKTVSLAHHVDEATMNNQEFIHSIQISDFSSTPKYLQLADAVIDGVKRSHLRQGDILPSINELSVHLDISRDTVEKGYKHLKSLDIISSTPGKGYFVAKSDVVNKQKIALFLNKLSAHKKIVYDALARELGEEASLDLFVYNSDISHLRTLLLNLTKQYDRYVIFPHFKEGRDQAPEVLSLIPMDKLLVLGKMVDGFGSHIDAVYENYEKDIYEALEKALEPLSRYRALKLIFPDNSDYPKAIIKGFYKFCQQYAFDHTLVGSLAKEPIKKGECYINLAEDDLVLILEKSIAKNYQVGKDIGIISYNETPLKKFILNGITTISTDFELMGKYAAQIIKSKETKQLEVPFYINIRPSI; this comes from the coding sequence ATGCAAAAAACCGTTTCTTTAGCACATCACGTAGATGAAGCAACCATGAACAATCAGGAATTCATTCATAGCATTCAGATTAGCGACTTCTCCTCAACGCCGAAGTATCTTCAATTGGCTGATGCGGTCATCGATGGCGTCAAGCGTAGTCATCTTCGGCAAGGCGACATTCTGCCCTCAATCAATGAGCTCAGCGTGCATCTGGATATCTCACGTGATACTGTTGAAAAAGGGTACAAACATCTGAAAAGTTTGGATATTATCTCTTCCACGCCAGGAAAAGGATACTTCGTTGCGAAGTCCGATGTGGTGAACAAACAGAAAATAGCACTCTTCCTCAATAAACTCAGTGCCCATAAGAAGATTGTTTACGACGCCTTGGCACGCGAACTTGGAGAAGAGGCTTCGCTGGATCTTTTCGTTTACAACAGTGATATATCGCATCTGCGCACTCTTTTGCTTAATCTGACGAAACAATACGATCGATATGTCATTTTCCCACATTTCAAGGAAGGACGTGACCAAGCTCCAGAGGTACTTTCCTTAATACCTATGGATAAATTGCTCGTACTCGGCAAGATGGTGGATGGCTTTGGGAGCCATATTGATGCGGTGTACGAAAATTATGAAAAAGATATCTATGAGGCGCTGGAGAAAGCGCTGGAGCCTTTGTCCCGATATAGAGCGCTCAAATTAATATTTCCCGATAATAGCGATTATCCAAAAGCGATTATTAAAGGTTTTTATAAATTTTGCCAGCAATATGCTTTTGATCATACACTCGTTGGCAGCCTCGCCAAAGAACCGATAAAGAAGGGCGAATGTTATATCAATCTTGCGGAAGATGATTTGGTACTCATCCTTGAAAAGTCTATTGCTAAAAATTATCAAGTAGGGAAGGATATTGGTATCATCTCTTACAACGAGACCCCTTTGAAAAAATTTATCTTAAACGGTATCACCACCATCTCGACGGATTTTGAGCTGATGGGAAAGTATGCTGCTCAAATTATTAAATCAAAGGAAACCAAACAGCTTGAGGTCCCTTTTTATATCAATATTCGCCCCTCCATTTGA
- a CDS encoding glycosyl hydrolase: MMKRRWLTLLCCGLLVNTTFAQEGWPSITKEMKPWTRWWWMGSAVDKTNIARELQLFDEVGFGGVEVTPIYGAKGYEARYIPYLSNSWMDMLEFTTEKAADLGLGVDMNLGTGWPFGGPQVTDQDAASKFFLDEVLLKTGETLNFPLGPQEKKETFAKLQALRAFKANGEEINLDQLIGKTTGQWSAPEDLRMMALFSGRTKQRVKRAAPGGEGFTLDHLGATSVEHYLTSFTQAFQAREIPIRSFFNDSYEVYGANWTDSFLDEFRKRKNYRLEDHLLDFSGKGNDKDREARVKSDYRDVVSEILRTNFLIPFTSFSQERGALSRNQAHGSPGNLIDLYASTDIAECETFGSSFFNIPRLRRDSADIRNVDPDPMMFKFASSATNTHGKKYTSSETFTWLTEHFRTSLSQAKPEIEQLFLAGVNHVFYHGTTYSPADIPFPGWLFYASVNFTSNNPLWTHMSGLNQYVTRVQSILQSTQADNELLIYWPIYDIWHDTEAPFKTLSVHHVDHWLHPTDFYKQSMGLQQSGYCFDFVSDAILEQARMDHRQLFTAKNARPYKAIVVPKSQYFSENTFAKLLELAEEGATLIFQGLPEDVPGLHNVAQRQKQLHDLRARLKFSEEGENQYTAYGKGKIYLTEDVQSALETEHIFPERLVRSKLKFSRRVGNEKTYYYFVNHSGETIDDVFRLNAVGSNYTLLDPQTGKIAVLPNAGGQVRLQIPSGYAWIVAVSDDSTQAAAYRYVDKMEELPLFNQPWKVSFLSGGPVLPKSRTLKKLAFWTTWNDQDANRFSGIAQYETTVKLRKRPDKSYLLTLGEVGESARVFVNNKEAGILWAHPFQLEIGSLLQEGDNIIRVEVANLMSNRVRDLDKRKVSWRNYHEINFVNIDYKNFDASGWKIMDSGLKGPVKLFAY; encoded by the coding sequence ATGATGAAAAGAAGATGGTTAACGCTGCTATGTTGTGGGTTGTTGGTGAATACCACATTTGCACAGGAAGGATGGCCCTCCATCACCAAAGAAATGAAACCATGGACCCGCTGGTGGTGGATGGGGTCGGCTGTGGATAAAACCAACATAGCACGTGAACTACAGCTCTTTGATGAGGTCGGCTTTGGAGGAGTCGAGGTAACTCCTATTTATGGCGCAAAGGGTTACGAAGCTCGGTACATCCCTTATTTATCCAACTCTTGGATGGACATGCTGGAATTTACCACCGAAAAAGCAGCTGATCTAGGCCTTGGCGTCGATATGAACCTAGGTACAGGATGGCCATTCGGTGGCCCTCAGGTCACCGATCAAGATGCCGCCAGCAAATTCTTCTTGGATGAAGTGCTGTTGAAGACAGGTGAAACTTTAAACTTCCCGTTGGGGCCACAAGAAAAGAAGGAAACTTTCGCAAAACTGCAGGCGCTCCGCGCTTTCAAGGCAAATGGCGAAGAGATCAATTTAGACCAGCTCATCGGAAAAACAACGGGACAATGGTCTGCGCCGGAAGACCTGCGTATGATGGCACTCTTTTCTGGGCGCACCAAGCAGCGGGTGAAACGCGCTGCACCGGGTGGTGAAGGTTTTACACTCGATCATCTCGGGGCGACATCCGTGGAGCATTATTTGACATCCTTTACGCAGGCTTTTCAAGCAAGGGAAATTCCTATACGCTCTTTTTTTAACGATAGTTACGAGGTGTATGGGGCAAATTGGACCGATAGTTTTCTGGATGAATTTCGGAAGCGAAAAAATTATAGACTGGAAGATCATCTCCTTGATTTTTCCGGAAAGGGAAACGATAAAGATCGGGAAGCACGGGTGAAATCGGATTACCGTGACGTAGTAAGCGAGATTCTTCGTACTAATTTTTTGATTCCTTTTACGTCTTTTTCACAGGAGCGAGGAGCATTGTCTCGCAATCAAGCACACGGATCGCCAGGAAACCTCATTGATCTGTACGCTAGCACGGATATTGCTGAATGTGAAACCTTCGGTTCCAGTTTTTTCAATATTCCACGACTGCGTCGAGATTCAGCAGATATCCGCAATGTCGACCCTGACCCTATGATGTTCAAGTTTGCCTCTTCGGCGACGAATACCCATGGCAAAAAATATACCTCCTCGGAAACATTTACTTGGCTTACTGAGCATTTTAGAACGTCGTTGTCGCAGGCTAAGCCTGAGATTGAACAGCTGTTTTTGGCGGGGGTGAACCATGTTTTCTACCACGGCACCACTTATTCGCCTGCCGATATACCATTCCCAGGCTGGCTATTTTATGCGTCAGTAAATTTTACGAGTAACAACCCGCTGTGGACGCATATGTCAGGGCTCAATCAGTACGTGACGCGGGTGCAGTCCATCCTACAATCTACACAAGCGGATAACGAACTCTTGATCTACTGGCCAATTTATGACATATGGCACGATACCGAAGCGCCATTTAAGACGCTTAGCGTGCATCACGTCGACCATTGGCTGCATCCAACGGATTTTTATAAACAAAGTATGGGGCTGCAACAATCGGGATACTGTTTTGATTTTGTGTCAGACGCTATTCTAGAACAAGCAAGAATGGATCACAGACAATTGTTTACCGCAAAGAATGCACGTCCTTACAAGGCTATCGTAGTTCCAAAAAGTCAATATTTTTCGGAAAATACCTTCGCTAAATTGCTTGAACTCGCCGAAGAAGGAGCCACGCTTATATTTCAAGGCTTGCCGGAGGATGTCCCCGGCTTGCATAATGTAGCTCAGCGACAGAAACAATTGCACGATCTCCGTGCGCGCTTAAAATTTTCGGAGGAAGGAGAGAACCAGTATACCGCTTATGGTAAAGGCAAAATATACCTGACGGAAGATGTCCAATCGGCACTCGAAACGGAGCATATTTTTCCGGAGCGGTTGGTGCGTTCGAAGTTGAAATTTAGTCGCCGAGTAGGCAACGAGAAGACGTATTACTATTTTGTTAACCACAGTGGGGAAACAATTGATGATGTTTTCCGCCTAAATGCTGTTGGTAGCAACTATACCTTGCTGGATCCTCAGACCGGCAAAATAGCTGTGCTACCCAATGCGGGAGGCCAAGTCCGTTTACAAATCCCATCTGGGTATGCATGGATTGTTGCCGTATCCGATGATTCCACGCAAGCAGCTGCTTACCGGTACGTCGACAAGATGGAGGAACTACCACTGTTTAACCAACCGTGGAAAGTAAGTTTCCTAAGTGGTGGTCCGGTGTTACCCAAATCTCGCACATTGAAAAAACTCGCTTTTTGGACGACATGGAATGATCAGGATGCCAATCGGTTTTCGGGCATCGCTCAATACGAAACCACGGTAAAATTGCGTAAGCGACCGGATAAATCGTATCTACTGACGCTTGGCGAGGTAGGCGAAAGTGCACGGGTGTTTGTGAACAATAAAGAAGCGGGAATATTATGGGCGCATCCGTTTCAACTGGAGATTGGATCGCTTCTACAGGAGGGGGATAACATCATTCGAGTAGAGGTTGCAAATCTCATGTCCAACCGCGTGCGTGATTTAGATAAGCGTAAGGTGTCTTGGCGAAATTATCACGAAATAAACTTTGTCAATATCGACTACAAGAACTTCGATGCAAGTGGTTGGAAAATAATGGATAGTGGCCTGAAGGGACCGGTGAAGCTATTTGCGTATTGA
- the rhaM gene encoding L-rhamnose mutarotase, with the protein MQKIAFKMKLKPGMRAEYEKRHAAIWPELVLLLKENGIADYTIFFDEESNSLFAVQRLSGSSSQDLGKTEVVQRWWKYMADIMETHADFSPVSTPLPSVFHLD; encoded by the coding sequence ATGCAGAAAATTGCTTTTAAGATGAAATTGAAGCCGGGAATGCGCGCGGAATATGAAAAACGACATGCAGCTATCTGGCCAGAACTGGTGTTGCTTCTCAAGGAAAATGGTATCGCCGATTACACGATTTTTTTTGACGAAGAATCCAATTCCTTATTCGCCGTGCAGCGTCTTAGCGGCAGCTCTTCACAAGATCTTGGAAAGACAGAAGTGGTGCAGCGCTGGTGGAAATATATGGCGGATATAATGGAAACCCATGCTGATTTTTCCCCAGTATCAACTCCCCTTCCTTCGGTATTCCATTTAGATTAA
- a CDS encoding SusC/RagA family TonB-linked outer membrane protein, which yields MKKMMDVGRMLTFRKQLFLVCLTLMFALSTRAQGLVSGTVKDAEGSALPGVTVKLKGTAVATTTDANGAFQISAPGEGTLVFTMLGFTAQEQRIANRNKIAILLAAESEVVEEVVVVGYNVVKKSDLTGSVTTVSSEEITAMPVNNSLQALQGRAAGVDVTSNERPGEVGSVRVRGERSILASNSPLYVVDGVPLNSGGIEFLNPKDIETMDILKDASATAIYGSRGANGVIIITTKRGKTGHMTLDYSGTSTIENLHDLTEMMNSAQYIDFRRDAFRRIDQYPDQPDQASDETIFGQDPIAWANVLKGWQNGTWDGSLVPTTDWTGYVTKTGVTHDHILSSSGGTEKVQAYGSFGYLKQDGTQLGQDYQRYSGKLSIDIKPKDWFRMGAVLNSTYGDQNYGYATTNATGPGNLYFAARAMLPYAVPFDANGERINLPGGDVNIQNPILETNFNVNERLVFRNFGSIYAEVEPVKGLRYKVNFGPDYYSNRNGRWMDEQSVNRGAGEPGSTNYAQLNQDMRFSWTLDNLLYYNKTFASAHNVGATFLQTATVNRTESSSMTAVNLPWNYQKWYQLNSVDALQGFSSNLIEQQLTSYMVRLNYDFNGKYLFTGSMRWDGSSVLAKGYQWDTFPSLAVAWRLDKEKFLENSTWINQLKARIGYGVTGNSAVDPYMTLGMLQILYYTWGDLVEPGYVPSDPSTRDPLPMPNKELGWEKTSQINYGVDFALFKNRVSGSLDFYTSTTKDLLLPRNIPTILGYTTTWDNVGQTSNKGIDITVNTVNVETTDFSWNSTVSFTYSENRLEELAQGKFDDPSNARFIGKRMGAYFDFVKVGIWQDTPEDLAEMARFAENGSVFRPGDIRVKDANGDYFIDANDREIVGYSTPTWNFGFANTFAYRNIDLTFFIYGRGGFMVRGGAEALQGRFAQREVNYWTPSNPTNEYPAPNYNNAGGDPYMRSMDYQDGTFIKLRNVSLGYTLPTNLTERLKLSRLRIYAQAMNPGLLYSKVDWIDPDLGGSTFNRGVVFGLNVGF from the coding sequence ATGAAAAAAATGATGGATGTAGGCCGGATGCTGACCTTTCGAAAGCAGCTTTTCCTCGTGTGCCTAACTTTAATGTTTGCGCTCTCCACCCGAGCGCAAGGTTTGGTGTCGGGTACCGTAAAAGATGCTGAAGGAAGTGCGCTACCCGGCGTGACCGTAAAGCTGAAAGGCACAGCGGTGGCTACGACAACGGATGCCAACGGTGCTTTTCAGATCAGCGCTCCCGGAGAGGGAACCTTGGTCTTCACGATGTTAGGTTTCACCGCGCAGGAACAGCGAATTGCTAATCGGAACAAAATCGCGATCCTGTTGGCGGCGGAAAGTGAAGTGGTGGAGGAAGTGGTCGTCGTTGGATATAATGTTGTTAAAAAATCAGATTTGACAGGATCGGTTACTACCGTCAGTAGTGAAGAGATTACGGCCATGCCGGTAAACAATTCGTTGCAGGCGTTGCAAGGTCGTGCTGCAGGTGTAGATGTTACATCCAATGAACGACCTGGCGAGGTAGGGTCTGTCCGTGTGCGCGGCGAGCGATCCATCTTGGCTAGTAATTCGCCGCTATATGTGGTTGATGGTGTACCCCTAAATTCTGGCGGCATCGAGTTCTTAAATCCAAAGGATATCGAAACCATGGATATCTTAAAAGATGCTTCCGCTACGGCGATCTACGGCTCTAGAGGTGCAAATGGCGTTATCATCATCACTACAAAACGAGGGAAGACCGGACATATGACGCTGGATTATTCTGGGACATCAACCATAGAAAACTTGCACGATTTGACGGAGATGATGAATTCGGCACAATACATCGATTTCCGACGTGACGCGTTTCGCAGGATCGATCAGTACCCCGATCAACCCGATCAGGCGAGCGATGAAACCATCTTCGGACAGGATCCCATTGCTTGGGCAAACGTCTTAAAGGGTTGGCAAAATGGTACTTGGGATGGAAGCCTTGTGCCAACGACTGATTGGACGGGCTACGTAACTAAAACCGGTGTCACTCATGACCATATTTTGTCATCTAGCGGTGGTACCGAGAAAGTGCAGGCTTACGGATCTTTTGGATATCTTAAGCAGGATGGAACACAGCTCGGACAGGACTATCAGCGCTACTCAGGCAAACTTAGCATAGATATTAAACCTAAAGACTGGTTTCGCATGGGGGCTGTATTGAACAGTACCTATGGTGACCAAAATTATGGCTATGCGACAACCAATGCCACAGGGCCAGGCAACCTGTACTTCGCTGCCCGAGCCATGCTACCTTATGCTGTGCCGTTTGATGCTAATGGTGAGCGTATCAACTTGCCCGGTGGAGATGTGAACATCCAAAATCCTATCCTAGAAACAAACTTCAATGTGAATGAAAGACTGGTATTTCGCAATTTCGGAAGTATATATGCAGAAGTTGAGCCGGTTAAAGGACTCCGCTATAAAGTAAACTTTGGTCCTGACTATTATAGCAACCGCAATGGCCGCTGGATGGATGAGCAATCCGTTAACAGAGGAGCGGGGGAGCCGGGCTCTACGAATTATGCGCAGCTTAACCAAGACATGCGATTTTCATGGACATTGGATAACTTATTGTACTACAACAAGACTTTTGCGAGCGCGCATAACGTGGGTGCTACATTCCTACAGACTGCTACCGTCAATCGAACGGAATCATCTAGTATGACGGCCGTCAATTTACCTTGGAACTACCAAAAATGGTATCAGTTGAACTCGGTCGATGCGCTACAAGGCTTCTCCTCCAACCTTATCGAACAGCAGTTGACTTCTTATATGGTTAGGTTGAATTATGATTTCAATGGTAAATATCTCTTTACGGGGTCCATGCGTTGGGATGGTTCTTCCGTTTTGGCGAAAGGATACCAATGGGATACGTTTCCTTCCTTAGCAGTTGCCTGGCGATTGGATAAAGAAAAGTTTTTGGAGAATAGTACTTGGATTAATCAGTTAAAAGCCCGGATTGGGTATGGGGTGACTGGAAATTCAGCGGTCGATCCTTACATGACATTGGGGATGCTCCAGATTCTTTATTACACTTGGGGAGATTTGGTAGAGCCGGGCTATGTGCCTTCCGATCCCTCCACTAGAGATCCCTTGCCCATGCCCAACAAAGAATTAGGTTGGGAGAAAACGTCGCAAATCAATTATGGAGTAGATTTCGCATTGTTTAAGAATCGCGTCAGTGGATCGCTGGACTTCTACACTTCAACAACAAAAGACCTCTTGTTGCCACGCAACATACCGACCATCTTGGGTTATACCACTACTTGGGACAATGTAGGACAGACCTCCAACAAGGGAATAGATATTACGGTAAATACCGTGAATGTAGAGACTACCGATTTTTCGTGGAATTCAACGGTTAGTTTCACCTACAGTGAAAACCGTCTGGAAGAACTTGCACAGGGTAAATTTGATGACCCTTCAAATGCACGTTTTATCGGCAAACGGATGGGCGCGTATTTTGACTTTGTTAAAGTAGGTATTTGGCAAGATACACCGGAAGATTTGGCCGAAATGGCTCGCTTTGCCGAGAATGGAAGTGTTTTTAGGCCAGGGGATATCCGTGTTAAAGATGCTAACGGCGACTACTTTATCGATGCCAATGATCGCGAAATTGTTGGCTACAGCACCCCAACATGGAATTTTGGTTTCGCCAATACCTTTGCATATCGAAATATTGATTTGACATTTTTTATCTACGGCCGTGGCGGATTTATGGTGAGGGGTGGAGCCGAAGCGTTGCAAGGACGATTTGCACAGCGAGAGGTGAATTACTGGACGCCGAGCAATCCGACGAATGAATATCCGGCTCCAAATTATAACAATGCCGGTGGCGACCCTTACATGCGCTCCATGGATTATCAGGATGGTACCTTTATTAAATTAAGAAATGTGTCCTTAGGCTACACCTTACCTACGAACCTGACGGAGCGTCTTAAGCTCTCTCGTCTACGGATATACGCGCAAGCGATGAACCCCGGGTTGCTATATTCCAAGGTTGATTGGATAGATCCAGACCTTGGGGGCTCGACTTTTAACAGAGGCGTTGTGTTTGGATTAAATGTTGGTTTTTAA
- a CDS encoding RagB/SusD family nutrient uptake outer membrane protein, with protein MKLVNKRIIYMVLAAISFTLSQGCQKSFLDEELLTARNTADYETTEGLDGLITGIYQTLKFHFNYEWAYATTNYGTDEFWIGGDRTKEMWGSYGSTLNSFTAEATDVWDNMYVPINSANIALANIPTFYTNEGTKDTRLGEAHFIRGFNYFKLVKQYGAVPIQLEPAFTVQLEFQRSSPKEVYEQVIADLSQAFSLLPETPAQRGRLTKWAAAHFLAKAYLYRASELYADWNGDTRDADLEQAIRYGRMVIEESPHHLADNFRDLWNFTTPDGPNESLPEIILAAQFSDNVATAGRYGNQLHLHFPSVYQNLAGMQRDIPGGREFQRLRTSDYAVDVYDRVNDSRFWKTFKTEYLCNRPAAAPTWDATTAPSPELVNTAKFKGGEVSIKYIVNDAGDSRYTAENIRRRAPHMFVRYFSGNAQSYKGNHGNYEASRYLTMSKFADGSRNGVANQFGNRDGILARVAETYLIVAEALGRQGNYEAAIPYINAVRARAAYKDGEVRSAYVDGGIAYKNNEVVPPTAFVSFSESNTYYESNNMAETTAATATAMTLGSATDIFNATDQFYDVLAAGSNQEKFLAFILNERSRELMGELMRWEDLSRTKTLVKRAQIFSNEANPLENKHYLRPIPQGFLDAIQTEGRPLNSAEKQAMQNPGY; from the coding sequence ATGAAATTAGTAAACAAGAGAATTATCTATATGGTACTGGCGGCTATCAGTTTCACTTTATCCCAAGGGTGCCAAAAGAGCTTCTTGGATGAGGAACTTCTGACAGCAAGGAATACAGCTGATTATGAAACGACTGAAGGCTTGGACGGTCTCATAACGGGCATCTATCAAACATTAAAGTTTCATTTTAATTACGAGTGGGCTTATGCTACAACAAATTATGGGACGGATGAATTTTGGATCGGTGGCGACCGCACGAAAGAAATGTGGGGGTCTTACGGCTCTACATTGAATAGTTTCACCGCTGAGGCAACCGATGTGTGGGATAATATGTATGTGCCGATCAATTCTGCCAATATCGCTCTAGCGAATATCCCGACATTCTACACCAATGAGGGAACGAAAGACACCCGATTAGGCGAAGCCCATTTTATTCGTGGTTTTAACTACTTTAAATTGGTTAAACAGTATGGTGCCGTACCGATCCAACTGGAACCGGCCTTTACGGTGCAATTGGAGTTTCAGCGAAGCAGCCCGAAGGAAGTTTATGAACAGGTGATCGCTGACCTTAGCCAAGCGTTCTCGCTCCTTCCCGAAACGCCAGCGCAGCGAGGTCGATTGACCAAGTGGGCAGCGGCACATTTCTTGGCAAAAGCATATCTATATCGGGCCAGTGAACTTTACGCGGATTGGAATGGCGATACCCGAGATGCCGACTTGGAACAGGCTATACGCTATGGTCGTATGGTCATCGAGGAAAGCCCACATCACCTAGCAGATAATTTCCGTGATCTTTGGAACTTTACCACACCCGATGGCCCCAATGAAAGCCTTCCGGAAATCATTTTGGCAGCACAGTTTTCGGATAATGTTGCTACCGCCGGTCGCTATGGGAACCAATTGCACTTACATTTTCCATCTGTTTACCAAAATTTAGCAGGTATGCAACGTGATATCCCCGGCGGTCGCGAGTTTCAGCGACTTCGTACCTCCGATTACGCTGTGGATGTGTACGATAGGGTGAACGACTCCCGTTTTTGGAAGACATTTAAAACCGAGTATTTATGTAACCGACCAGCAGCAGCGCCCACTTGGGATGCGACAACCGCTCCTTCGCCCGAATTAGTGAATACAGCGAAATTTAAGGGAGGTGAAGTTTCTATAAAATATATCGTTAATGATGCGGGTGATAGCCGATATACGGCAGAAAATATCCGACGTCGTGCGCCCCATATGTTTGTGCGCTACTTTAGCGGAAATGCCCAAAGCTACAAAGGTAATCATGGCAATTACGAAGCAAGTCGCTACCTGACCATGTCGAAGTTTGCGGATGGTTCGCGTAATGGGGTGGCGAATCAATTTGGAAATCGCGATGGCATTTTGGCACGTGTCGCGGAAACCTACCTTATCGTGGCTGAGGCTTTAGGCCGACAGGGCAATTATGAGGCGGCAATACCTTATATTAACGCGGTACGTGCACGTGCAGCATATAAGGATGGCGAAGTGCGATCGGCTTATGTGGATGGCGGGATCGCTTATAAAAATAACGAAGTGGTGCCGCCAACGGCCTTCGTGTCTTTTTCGGAAAGCAATACTTATTATGAGTCCAACAACATGGCGGAGACGACAGCCGCCACAGCAACGGCGATGACCCTCGGCAGTGCAACCGATATTTTTAATGCGACCGACCAATTCTACGACGTTTTGGCTGCAGGATCGAACCAAGAGAAATTTTTGGCCTTTATCCTGAATGAACGCTCCCGCGAATTAATGGGTGAACTGATGCGTTGGGAAGATTTATCGCGAACAAAAACACTGGTTAAACGCGCCCAGATTTTTAGCAACGAAGCCAATCCGCTGGAAAACAAGCATTACCTAAGACCCATTCCGCAAGGCTTTTTAGATGCTATCCAAACGGAAGGTCGGCCGTTGAATAGTGCAGAAAAACAAGCGATGCAAAATCCGGGTTATTAG